The Paenibacillus mucilaginosus 3016 genome includes the window CGACATACAAGGCGGCCGCATTAAGTCCGTTCACACCGGACGAGATTCCCGTCTGCTCGAGCATAAGGGTCAGAAGCGGGAGCAGCAGTCCCTGATTCATGCCGGCTACGATCACCACTGTAATGAGAATCAGATAATGCCGGAGAGGAATCGAAGCATCGGCTGTGTTAGGCTTATTCGGATGCAAGACACATTCTCCTTTGGAAGGCCAGATTGGATGTTCATACTGGAACTAATTTCCTTATATGTGCCCCAAGGGCACGCCAGACTATTGTATCTGATCGTTGGTCAAAAATGAACCCCTTTTATTGCTCATAAAAACAAGAAAAAAACCTGCCTTCCATTCCCCCAGTGAAGGAGAAAGATGGAAACAGGTTTGAACCATCCAACCGACTTTATTCAGACTTTTACAGTATTATGGCACTTGCAATGACAAGACCGCATCCGTAATTTGCTTTTTCAAGCTCTCGGTAAACACCGCATTGGGTTCTACAGAGTGAACGATATAAGAGACGCCGTTTTTCTCGAATGTGCAGACCACCGAGATCGTATTCCCCGCTTCGAAAATCGACCAAGCGGCCTCTACACCCGCGACGGTTACGTTCTTATTCTCGATCTCCCTAAATTCGACTCCCTCCTGCCCCCGAATGGAGTCTTTGAGTTTGGAAAGCGCAGCTTGAGGCGAAACTTCCGCATCATCCACAGCAAGAATGTTGAGTACCCCGTATCCCGTTCCAAAACGAAGTGCATAATCATCCGCGGTCGTGATCTGCTTCCAGTGGGCCGGAAGCGTCACCTGGAAACCGTATGTTTTATTCTTTACTACGCTCATTTGAGTGCGGTCCATGTCCTCACTGTCCCGCAGCGTGCCGATCGACGAAGACGGCCGGGTAATCTTGAAGGATTTCAGGGTATCCTGGATCAGCATTTCGGAGACGTTGCTTTCTTTATCAAAATTAAAATAAATTTGGTATTTATAATTCCCTTTCATCAGGAAGACATTCTCCGTAACGTCCCAGTTTTTTTTGTCGAACGTATTCTTGGAACGAACGGCCACCGCCGGGTTGCCGTCAACGGTCAGGCTGCGCTGAGGCTCGAGTTTACGGTACTCGGGCAGGAACATGTCCTCGTATCTCCTCAGCATCCGGTCTGTCCAAGCCTGAAGCGTATCTCCTTCCGCCTTGGAAGTGATGACCACCGATATGCTCTTGTTCTTCTTGGGATCGAGGAATCCGATATTATTGTCCTCATCTTTGGCCATCAACCACTCGGCCGGAAGCTTCAGGGAATAACCATAGGTTTCATCCGTATAAGTCCGGTATCCCGCTTTCACGGTGGACAAGTCTTTGAGGGAACGGTCACTTCCATCGAACGATACCTTGAAGCTGTCGAGCAGATCCTTATACCGGCTGTATTTCACAGGGTTATTGTAATTCTCCGCCTTGTTGACATACAGCGAGAGAACATAGAGCCGGTCCGCCTTTTGATAAGCACGGTATTCGTAGACCTCTCCGTCCTCCTCAGTCACAATCAGAGCATAGGGCTGCTTTGCTTCTTCTATATAGGTCTTCTTGAGGACTCTTCCTTCCGTCTCATCGGACAGCCGGCTGATTAGAGCATCCTCGGACATGTTCTCGGTTGCATCCAGTTCGGCCAGGACGCTGAAATAGAATTCGCCGTCCGCATCTTCAAACCCCACCAAATCTTCCTGAAAGCTCTGGTACTCCCGGATTAGTCCAGCCGGATATTTCATCGACCAACCATAATAGCTGTTACCGATCTGCGTTTTGCCGAGATCCGTATCGATTTCGTTACCGGCTGCCGAAACTGAGGCCGTCCCAAGAATGGTGATTTTTTTAGTAACCTCATCATAGGAGACCTTGGCACCGAATTTCTCAGCAATAAACCTGAGCGGTACCATGGTAGTCCCGTTCAGCAGTTCGGGCGCCGCCTCCAGCGTCTCCTGTACTCCGTTCACTGTAGCTGTCGTACTGCCGATCTGGAGCGACAGGGAGGTGTTGCCGCTCTTCAATCCGACCGTCCGTGTCTCGGAATCCCAGCTCAGGACGGCGCCGAACGCCGTTGTAATCACCCGCAGGGGCACCAGTGTAGAACCGTTGGCCACATAGGGCTTCTCGACGTTCAATTCTTCACTGTTCACCTTCAGAACACTCTGTCCCAGCGTCAGCTCGATCTGCACCGTTTGACCCGCTTCAGGCGTCTGCGCCCATGCACTAGCAGGAAGGACGGCCTGACATAGCAGCAGGGCGCCCAGTCCCATTTTCCAAATTGCCTTCATGATGTCACTCTCCGTTAGTTAAGGCTTGTTTCAACCAATGTAATTTCTTTCTGGACAATATCGCCGCCCGACTGAAGTGTCAAGGTAACCTTGTCTCCAGGCAGGTACTGCTTGAGATACTCGTTGAGATCCACAATGCTTTGTACGTTTTGATTCCCAATGGAGTACAGCACATCTCCCTCTGAAATGCCTGCGGCCTCAGCGGATGTTCCCGGATGGATGCGCGCAATCTGCAGCGGTTCGTCGGTAGGGAGTCCTACAATTGCCGCCCAGCTTTCTTCCACATCCATACCCAGCCCGGGATGCTTTACATGCCCATAGGCCAGAAAATGCTGCAAGACATACATTACCGTGTCGGACGGAATCGCGAATCCCAGACCATCAATTCCTGCAGCGGACAGCTTGAGGGAGTTGATGCCCACGACTTCGCCTTTGAGATTCACAAGGGCTCCTCCGCTGTTTCCCGGATTGATCGCCGCGTCCGTTTGAATCAACCGATAAGTGCTGTGCAGCGAACGGTCCATTCCGCTGACCACACCGACCGATACGGAATTACGCAGGGCGAAAGAGATCGGTGTGCCGATGGCTACTACCGTTTCTCCCACTTCAAGCTCGCTGCTGTCGGCAAACACGGCGGTCTGCAGTCCTACCGCCTCGATCTTTACCAAGGCAAGGTCGCTTTCTTCATCCATATGAGTCGTTGTTCCCGCATACTGCTTGCCGTCTGCAGTAACGACAATCAACTGCGCCATATCTTTGACCACATGGGCGTTAGTGATAATGAGGCCGTCCGACTGCACGATAACTCCAGTGCCGTGGGCCAGATTGTACCGGTTATCGGAAGCCGAGCTGCTGCCAAGCGGCTTGCCGATAATGCCCACCGTGGCAGGTGCTACTTTCTTGACTGCGTCGGGTACAGCAGACGGTGCAATATAGTGGAATGCACCGGTGTCCGCTGCATAGGTTCCTTCACCGCCCAATGTATGAACCACATCCGATGCTTTAACGTACAATTCGCCGTTCAATTGAGCGGTTGACCATGAGACCGGAGGGGAATCCGCAGCATGAACCGAACCGGCACTGGTTCCTGTCATAAGAGACACGGCCGCCGTACAGATCAAAATCTGATTCCATGTAAGCTTCAATCTAGGTTACTTCCCTTCATAGTTAAAATGATGCATGGCGCATGTTGTGAATGGGCCCTTTGAACTATAATATAGTACCTTTGTCGTATGCATATGAATCATACGCCTTTTTCGGGGGGCTGTCGACAGGGAATCCCGGAAAAATTGCAAGCAGTTTATGGAAACTTGCCAGCGTTGGGATGGAAGAACGGTTATTGCCCTGCAAGAAAAAAGAGAAGCCGAAGTCGGCCTCTCCCTATCTTTTTACTCCTCCTGCTCACACCTCTCCGCCCGCCGCTGCTGCAGCCCTTTTCTCCCGAAGCATCGGCACCATCGTGAGTCCCCCCAGGGCAAAGAGCAGCGCGCTGACGCTGAATACGCCCCCCAGCGATAAGAATTCTTTCAGAAAACCGGCGGAGGACATGCCGATGACCATCGAGCCCATGAAGAGCGGGGTCAATACGCCCCCCACCCTTCCGATGAAGGCCTGCTCGGTGTGCTTCAGGATCAGCGTGTTGATGCCGATGTGGATGCACGGGAGCAAGAAGCCGTTGAGCGCCTCCAGCGAAAGCGTGAGCCCCATGCTCCTGGACCAGCCAAGCCCGAGCACGCCGGCGGCGGACACGATCAGGCCGGCCGCCAGCAGCAGCTGCGGCGGCAGCTTCTTGGCCAGCGTCACGACGACCCCGCCGCCGACCAGCATGGCGGCACCGTTGGCCATGAGCAGCCACTGCAGGAACGATTTGTCCTGACCGAGGTTCTCCACCGCAAGGAAGAGCATCAGGGGCTGGGTCAGACCGACGGCAAGGCCCGAGAGGCCGAAGGTCCACCCCAGCGTGCGCAGAGCCGGCCTCCGCCCTACATAGCGGAGCCCGTCTCGGAGCTCCGTCATGAAGTTCCCCTGTGTCACTCTACCGCCCGAAGCCGGGTCCCGGGGCAGCCCGAACAGGATGAGCCCCGAACCGACAAAGCAGATGCCGGCCAGGACCAGCGAAGGCACAATGCCGTACTGCTGGTAGATGAAGGCGCCGAGCACCGGACCGATCACCATGAAGACGGCCATCGTCGATTGGAACATCGCCATCACGCCCTGCAGCCCGTCCGCCGGGATATGCTGCTTGAACAGCTTCATCGCGGAAGGCTGGGAGAATTGGGACATGATGGAGGAGACGAGCGTTGCGAACAGCAGGACATGCCAGGAGCCGTAGACCAGTCCCCCCAGGACGGCGAACATGGACAAGGCCGAGAGCAGGTCACACCCGATCATGGTCCGTTTGGAAGGCCAGCGGTCGGCGAAGGTGCCTCCGATGATGGAGAACAGGAAGATCGGTGCGAATTCAGCAACGGAAATCAGCGAGATGAAGAGCGGATCGTTGTTCGTCACATCGGTCACATAAAGCAGTATGGCAAAATTGCGGATCCAGACCCCGAGCTGCAGCAGGATTCGGGAAAACAGAATCGTCCGGACCAGAGCGTGTTTCAGCATGGTGCATCCCTCATTTCAAAAAATAGATGACAACACCAAACAATGACGTCAATTGTTTGATATAATATAGACAATTAAAATATATGTTTGTTTATATGTCAACAAAATTATAGAATGTCCAGTATGATGCCATGCATTCGTTTAAGGGGGGCGTGGTAAGGGTATGCAATGAGGTAAAGGGATTTGAGACAACGGTACACAGTGGAGAGGAGCGAGCCGAATGGAACCCTACAGGGTGGAATGGATCCCGCTGACTCCCGCCGGGGAGATGGCGGAGCGGGAGTATGACGTGCTGATTGTGGGCAGCGGGGCTGGCGGAGCTGCCGTTCTGCGAAGGCTGGCGGAGCTGTGGGGAGGCCGCGGCCGCAAGGTCGGCATGCTGGAAGCCGGCGGGCTGCTGCTGCCGACGCACGGGCAGAACCTGCCCACAGTAACCGCGGACCGGGTGGTTACGGAGCTGTTCGCCCGGATGTCAACGCCGCTTGGGGAGCGCCTTCCGGATTATCCGGACGCCAAGCTGACCTTCGGCCTCGGCGGTCGGACACTGTTCTGGACCGGGGGAACGCCCCGCATGCCGGCCTGCGAGACGGCGGATTGGCCGCTCTCCCGGCAGGAGCTGGAACGCTACTACCGCCTTGCGGAGCAGGCGATGGATGTTACAGACGGCTTTGCCGGCGGCTCCGCCCTTCAGGACGTCCTGCTCTCCAGGCTGCGGGAGCACGGCTATCCGCATGCCGCCGCCCTGCCGATGGCCGTCCGGCTGGACGCGGCCCGCGGCGGCAGGCTGTCTTCGGGGAGCGTATTCAGCTCCATCGACCACCTGGCGTACGCCCAATACCGCATGCCCTTCGACTTAGCCGCGGGAGCCCGCGTAACCGAAGTGCTGCTGGACGGCGGCCGCGCGGCGGGCGTCAAGGCGGTAAGCGGCGGCCGCACGCAGGTGATCCACGCCCGGACGGTCGTGGTGGCTGCCGGGGGT containing:
- a CDS encoding copper amine oxidase N-terminal domain-containing protein; its protein translation is MKAIWKMGLGALLLCQAVLPASAWAQTPEAGQTVQIELTLGQSVLKVNSEELNVEKPYVANGSTLVPLRVITTAFGAVLSWDSETRTVGLKSGNTSLSLQIGSTTATVNGVQETLEAAPELLNGTTMVPLRFIAEKFGAKVSYDEVTKKITILGTASVSAAGNEIDTDLGKTQIGNSYYGWSMKYPAGLIREYQSFQEDLVGFEDADGEFYFSVLAELDATENMSEDALISRLSDETEGRVLKKTYIEEAKQPYALIVTEEDGEVYEYRAYQKADRLYVLSLYVNKAENYNNPVKYSRYKDLLDSFKVSFDGSDRSLKDLSTVKAGYRTYTDETYGYSLKLPAEWLMAKDEDNNIGFLDPKKNKSISVVITSKAEGDTLQAWTDRMLRRYEDMFLPEYRKLEPQRSLTVDGNPAVAVRSKNTFDKKNWDVTENVFLMKGNYKYQIYFNFDKESNVSEMLIQDTLKSFKITRPSSSIGTLRDSEDMDRTQMSVVKNKTYGFQVTLPAHWKQITTADDYALRFGTGYGVLNILAVDDAEVSPQAALSKLKDSIRGQEGVEFREIENKNVTVAGVEAAWSIFEAGNTISVVCTFEKNGVSYIVHSVEPNAVFTESLKKQITDAVLSLQVP
- a CDS encoding S1C family serine protease is translated as MKLTWNQILICTAAVSLMTGTSAGSVHAADSPPVSWSTAQLNGELYVKASDVVHTLGGEGTYAADTGAFHYIAPSAVPDAVKKVAPATVGIIGKPLGSSSASDNRYNLAHGTGVIVQSDGLIITNAHVVKDMAQLIVVTADGKQYAGTTTHMDEESDLALVKIEAVGLQTAVFADSSELEVGETVVAIGTPISFALRNSVSVGVVSGMDRSLHSTYRLIQTDAAINPGNSGGALVNLKGEVVGINSLKLSAAGIDGLGFAIPSDTVMYVLQHFLAYGHVKHPGLGMDVEESWAAIVGLPTDEPLQIARIHPGTSAEAAGISEGDVLYSIGNQNVQSIVDLNEYLKQYLPGDKVTLTLQSGGDIVQKEITLVETSLN
- a CDS encoding MFS transporter; translation: MLKHALVRTILFSRILLQLGVWIRNFAILLYVTDVTNNDPLFISLISVAEFAPIFLFSIIGGTFADRWPSKRTMIGCDLLSALSMFAVLGGLVYGSWHVLLFATLVSSIMSQFSQPSAMKLFKQHIPADGLQGVMAMFQSTMAVFMVIGPVLGAFIYQQYGIVPSLVLAGICFVGSGLILFGLPRDPASGGRVTQGNFMTELRDGLRYVGRRPALRTLGWTFGLSGLAVGLTQPLMLFLAVENLGQDKSFLQWLLMANGAAMLVGGGVVVTLAKKLPPQLLLAAGLIVSAAGVLGLGWSRSMGLTLSLEALNGFLLPCIHIGINTLILKHTEQAFIGRVGGVLTPLFMGSMVIGMSSAGFLKEFLSLGGVFSVSALLFALGGLTMVPMLREKRAAAAAGGEV
- a CDS encoding GMC oxidoreductase, encoding MEPYRVEWIPLTPAGEMAEREYDVLIVGSGAGGAAVLRRLAELWGGRGRKVGMLEAGGLLLPTHGQNLPTVTADRVVTELFARMSTPLGERLPDYPDAKLTFGLGGRTLFWTGGTPRMPACETADWPLSRQELERYYRLAEQAMDVTDGFAGGSALQDVLLSRLREHGYPHAAALPMAVRLDAARGGRLSSGSVFSSIDHLAYAQYRMPFDLAAGARVTEVLLDGGRAAGVKAVSGGRTQVIHARTVVVAAGGFITPQILLHSGVPGQAIGRYLTNHSTVRATGRLREGSPPEGPAVINVPQTEEAPYQIQLFGPAPHYAYPREHPAPVGDGPVDVQMNGFARVESRVENRVYLDPVQLDADGMPLLQVAFTRSSRDLETIDRTAQAMRQAAGALGLSLEEADGASQPKALPPGDDNHEACTCRMGRHPDTSAADPYGQIHGVPGLYIADNSLLPSIGAANPTLTTVALAIRTADCIAERLGG